Genomic DNA from Theobroma cacao cultivar B97-61/B2 chromosome 3, Criollo_cocoa_genome_V2, whole genome shotgun sequence:
TAAATATGTAATCTTAATCGTTTGTTGTGTTTTTGTGCTGCACCTTGTAACGGTAAGCCAATATCTTGAAAAAACAAACCATATGGTTTTTGGTCATGCACAATTCCCATCTAGGCATGCATTTTGATTTCagtaaaaaggaaaggaatatGCCATTGCTCCATTAAAACATCTTTACTATTTCAACCGCCGGATTACGTCGGGATCAGTTGCTCCTAATTcaattgattatttggatttCAACCCCTTCTTTTAATACCTGAATCCTGCAACAAATGATGATTTTTGACAACCCTGCAATTCATATTAACGACTTCAATTTATCAAGAGTTTTCACgttttcattacttttttacttgatttcaaataaaaatagaaaataatagacataacattttaaaaaattcatgaattattaaaaaaataaatatttattcttttattctgTTTAATTAGATctctatacttttattttgagtcaataGACTTTTATGATTAAAGGTTTAAAACACCGCTTGTCATTTTTACACTTGCATTGTATTAGGTTGAAAGgtaaaattgtttttaacaaagtaataaagttaaagagtaaaaatatttttaataatattacagagtgtaatgtaatgtgattacattAGTTTTGAACTGTAATAACATTACATCCCTGGACTATAATGTAATTAcattataatcttatattGCAGTGGTTTGTTGCAAAACAAACACtacaatataatttaattgaacgCATTGCAGGAAATATGCTCTCACTTCTCTTATACCAAACGTTACTATAGTGTTAACATGAAAGGTGAAGAAGTCATGTGACCATGCCATCATTAACTATGCCACATTAGCAACATGTGACGAAATATGACAATTTGATTAATTACAGTTTGTCAATCTTAATAACAAGGGTTTAAGATTCAGGGTTTAtgtctattttatttaaaataaaaatataaaaacttgattaaatataataaaaaaataaaaatttatttgaattttttaaaatagtttaaaagttttaacaAGTATTATGCCAAAACAATCCTATTTAAGTTATAGTTTAAGTGTGTTTTCGTAAATAGGAAAAACAGAGATTTAAAGCCAATCTTTTGAGTAGTAAATACATGGACATTCATGGTTATACCAAATGTtagaattataattttaataattaaataaaaaagtgtcGCACTAAAAAAACTCTTCCCATGCgcataaagtgaaaaataatgataataggCAGCACAAAATGGTGGAAAATAGGACcaaaaaagattgaaattaAATCAGCATGACTGATGATTggtatatcaaatataaagtCAATTGGATGATGATTTATAACCTTTACCAACACCTACGTGGATTTTGTCTCCGAATAGCGGCTAAACCCAGATGAGATCACCTACTAAGGACTTTTCATTACCGATTCACAATCATTTTATGATTCTTTGAAACAAATATTCCCTCTTGTTTAACCAATCATTCCCTTTTTCCATTTAAATTTTCTACAATCATACCCTTTTCTTatcattcatttaaaaattttggatgATCCAAAATAATCCAGATTAgttcattatatatatataaatagagTTATTGCAATTTGGACCTTAAGCCCAAGACTTAATTGATTcccaaataaaaaacaagaatCTGATCTGTCAATGACAAATCTGATTCCACCAAAatcaatgtaataaaaaatacaaattaaaaaaataaaagaaaacaaatagaaaaaagaaaagagaatggATCTGCCAAGGACACAAGTTCAAAACATAACCTTTATTcttatttaactttttacGTTATTTTTCCTCTTGCAATTCTCTCTGCTTGCTTTTATTTGCACAAATCAACtattttattatcaatataatctttttatccaattaaatgaattaattacTGTCCTAAACTTGTATTATTTTTAGTAAAATATGTGCAAAATTTGGTATTTCAGAATTTTgcactattattatttagatATAACGTGTTGCTTGATTACTTAACTGTGTTATGAGTGGGGTCCAAATTGCAACCCCTTCCCCTCCTTTCTTCGGCTCCTCCCCCTTTAATTTGTCCCTCACTTCTTTTTATACAACCATAAATTCCGTAACTCGATGAAAATTTCTTCAACCCAATAGCCCAACTAAAGACCCAAAATCCATAAACCTCAACCCAGCCCAACCTCCAAGAACCTTACCGACCTACTGTTTACATTATCAAAGAATTTTAACTACAATTTGAGCAGAATAAGTCCATGTTGGTTGTTTCTACCAAGATGACATGAGATTGATCCCCCTGTATGTCGGTTGTAGgattgaaattgaattttttattggaAGTATACCTCCATTTCCTTTGATTCTTTTCAATGATTTGCAATCTCAACAATGTGCACACGATTTTTATGTCAACAAGTATTTAATCAAAGGAATAAAACAGAGCAATTTGATGAACTTGATATTAGTCATGATTTTGGTTGCTGTTTGAGACCAACTTTTACTTTGGCATTTTGTGGTAACATTCTATGGTTTTGCAGCAACTTGACACATTTGGATTCATCTTGTTGTAAGGAATTAACAGTTGTGGCCTTTGGAACCAGCCAACATTGTACCCACACTCATCTTCTCATTGTCTCATAACTTAGGTGTGTCCCTGGAACCAGCTACAACCTGCCACTAATGCATGGGCATTGTTGCTATTGGTATGCAAACGACAGAATTTTTAGTTGAATGCACTAACAATCTTGTATAGCTGCCGTTGCAGGTGCAggctttattttatttcttgaatGCATTCATTGTCCCAACTTTAATTATTACAGAATTGAGTCAATATCCACTTGGGACTTTTTCATGTACAAGTAATGCTGATGCTTACagcttatttaaatgatatgaaCAAATGGTGTACGTATGAAATTTGGAGGACCAAAATTGTACCAGATGAAAATTGTCCACTTCAGAAATCTGGGAAGttcctttcttcctttgtttcagaaatcaattttattcaacggaaattatttaattttttttatctgttTATTATAAGTTAAAGTTTTGTGAAGGCAAAAATTGTGTGTGTACCTCAGATGAAACCCATGTGGCAGGAAATCTGACCAACTAAAGTCCGACACGTGTAAAGTCCCACCAAGATATGAAAGGGTTTCTTTAACAACGCCGCCGTTCGGTTCAATCAAGAATGGCGCAATCTTCACTTATGAACGATCGGTTGAGATCTGGATATGACAGATCCTACGGTGAAGATTGGGTAGTAGCAGCAACATGATTTCTTGCttttaacatattaattaatGTGCAGTAAGTGAGAAGAGAAGCATAATCacaaataatgaataaatcaTTCCTAGTTCCTAGTACCTAGTACCAAGGGCAGCTTTGCACTGCTCTTTctatttccttctttttgtcCCTCTCTCATTCCGTCGCCCTCCGTTGCTGTAATTTCTCAACCCTCTTTCTCTCGCTTCAAGAAGAGACACGCACAACCTAAACAAAATGCAACAACCAAGAGATACCCACTTGGTAAAAATGCTCTGACCAACCTTAAAAACTCTCCTTCCTTGTCTTTTTCTAATTGCCAATGTACCCTTCTTTTGACACTGCCGGTTTCTTTCATGTTCTTCTGTTCTTGGCAAAGTTTCTTTCATGTTCGTCAGCTCTATTgtagtaataataatacaaaatagTTATATGGATGCGGTTGCAATGAAATGTTTGATTATGTTGAAAAACTATACAACCTTGCGAGTGGCCACCCATTTGCTGCTGTAAAAATGgtatttttaaacattttactcTGCGTTagtatatttgtttttagttttattgtTTCTGTGTGTGATACCCTTCTCGCAGATGTGAACGTGTAACCTGTGAGGTTCATGTGGTTTAGACTTGAAATGTTGTTAGGCTAGTGGTACTTGGATCCAGGTCGTTACATTTGGTATCAGAGTCATGGACAAGTCCGGTGTGAGCTTCCATATGAGTGGTCTTGATGAGAACATCATGGATTTGAGTGGTCAATCACTACTAATAATTTAAGCTTAAATTCAAGTGATTTAGGTCTGTAACGTTGCTAAATCAGTGGTGTTGGATCCGATTTATTACACTTTGAGATTATAAAAATGTTTGGTCTCTGTGGAATGCGCTTTATTATTGAAGGCAGTTGTTTAAGATTTCCCATTTTAATGAAGGAGCATGATGTTTGTAGTCATTTAATTGCATTATATGCTTTGTATTAAGTGACAATGATATTTAGAAATTCATATGTGATATTTCCTTGTTTCTACAGGACAAGGTATGTGATATTTGTGGTGATGTTGGCTACGGGGAACTAATTATAACTTGCTCCCAGTGCTCAATTGGACGTCATATGTAAGACAACCATCAGTCAATCTTAAATGTTTAATGGTTGTAATCTGCTGTTTGTTTCTGTTTTTATTAGgtatatttttatcaattaaatgAATAAGCAGCTGTGTTAAAGTTCTTCCTTGATTCTGAAAGTGTACCCTATCATGTTTACTTGCATTTAACTAGAATAGTAACACCGTAGAATGATTGGTTCATATGTAGTTAACTGTGATATTTGTTTGACCTTCAATTCTAAAAATaatgttgattcttttggaaGCTATTGCACGCGGAGTGTAGTGACGGACATGCATGAAGATTGGGTTTGTGAAGTATGTCTTTCTGAGAATGACATAGATTCTCTAAAACCTGGCCAGGCAGAAGATGTTTTGGATTCCTCTAGAAAACATTGTTTTGAACTGGGAAGGCAGGTTACATGTAAAAGGCCAAAGGCCATTGAAACAGGCAAAGTGAAGTTCCTTCCGACTGAGGAAGTCATTAAGCTATCATCAGGCTCACCAAGAAAGGAATTTCCTTTGAAGAGCAACTTCAGATCAAAACCTGTCCCAGCAAAATTGACTGCATCTTTGTCGAAGAGGTCATTTATGGGACCCAAAACTGTAGGCCCTTCTTTTAACCCAATAAAGGTGAGATCAAATCCTAGTTTTTCACAGTTAGGATCTTCGACGCCTCCTAGATGTGGTGGTCTGCagatcatttcatcaattagTCAGCATGCAGTCAAAACATCAAAGGAGTCAAAAGGTGATAAACTCTTGGACTTTGCCACTagtttggtttttattttttgcataAAGTTTCTGTCTTGAGAGGTGTTGAAAGATGGAACAATGGAAGAAGTTCCAAATGGTGAGCTGGCTTCATTTAGATTATTTGTGAaagttttttgtttaaatttttcattcaaGTTGGAGTTGGTGCTTCAGGAAACAAATAGATACTTTTGAACTCTGTGTTGGGTTGGTGTATGTTGGAGTTGGTTGGTCCAGATTATGATATTTTGTGAGCTTTTGGTGCAGTCAATTCCAAATATGATTGCAAGTTTATCTTATGTTTTGTAATATCTGATGCCTTAAATCAAGGTTGTTTATTGTCgttgaatattatttttttatgttgagCCTGAGTCCATTATGCTAAACTTTTAATCTTAGACAAGAGCctagattttcttttccttcatgCTGGATAACAGGGAAGAAAATGAGACAATATTTGAACTTTATGCTAGTTTTCTTTTGGAAGCGCAAAAACTTATATGAGCATTGATGGCAAGTTTGATGTGCATATGGTAAAATGTGGCTGTTGCATTTTATTTTGCATGAATGATATAGATTTCATGCCCCTGTCTTATTAAAGGGTACTCTATGTAGATTTCTCTTAGAAAGTATTGCTTCTGTGCCCCACTGCAGAAGAAAAAGCCCCTCAGGCACTTGCAAAGATATACAGTAGTAATGAAGAGCCAGTATCTTCTGTTATGTCTGCGAAAGAAGTCAAGACTGTTAATGCTAAAGCAATGAACAAAATGAAAGAGACATTGTCTGCATCTTCAACCTTAACGCCTAGTTTGCCTATCATCAATACAGGCAAGAAAGTTTCTAAAATGATATCATTTTGACTTGTTTGTTCTTTTTATGTGTTTTTCcttataggaaaaaaaaaacaaaacccaaatGATTTGTTTTGGAAAAGTTTGGTGGAATATTATGAAGAGATTTGCCTTGAAAATTACTAAAGgtgcattttcttattgggaTGCAAAGAAGGAGGCAAAAGGTATCATATGATCTTTTGAAgttcaaaaatgaaattttagaaaggtgaaaaatattttgttccAAACATCTAGCATAGAAGCTTGGAATCTCATAAATTTAGCAGTGAGGTAAGAGACAGAGATTATGATCTTATAAATTATGCCCATTACTTGttaaaaaaggtgaaaaatattttgttccAAACATCTAGCATAGAAGCTTGGAATCTCATAAATTTAGCAGTGAGGTAAGAGACAGAGATTATGATCTTATAAATTATGCCCATTACTTATATTTAACATTTGGGTGCTATCACTCATCTCATCAATTTGACTTCCATGTAACTGCATTTTGAACTTAAATATTTTACCAGAATTTACTTGTATGCCAGTTCCTTTTATGTGGTCATACTTCTGGTCTGAGTGAATCAACTTTTGAGCTTagttttcttaaaatttaaatcttcATGGTGCAACTTGGTCAGAAGTATCAATTTTGAAGATCATCAAGTGGTCTAAATTGGTTTTTATAAAGCTACTGGTGCTGTATGCTTTTTATTTGAGTTTATCCACTTATATTGTAGTTTTAGCTACTTGATTTATATGTGCGTATCTACCTAGTGGTGACATATTGCTGCTCTTATGTTCTTTTTTCAATAGAAAGTGACCTTGTTGTTCCCAACAAAGAGAATGTTTGCAAGG
This window encodes:
- the LOC18604828 gene encoding uncharacterized protein LOC18604828, producing the protein MHEDWVCEVCLSENDIDSLKPGQAEDVLDSSRKHCFELGRQVTCKRPKAIETGKVKFLPTEEVIKLSSGSPRKEFPLKSNFRSKPVPAKLTASLSKRSFMGPKTVGPSFNPIKVRSNPSFSQLGSSTPPRCGGLQIISSISQHAVKTSKESKEEKAPQALAKIYSSNEEPVSSVMSAKEVKTVNAKAMNKMKETLSASSTLTPSLPIINTESDLVVPNKENVCKGQISDAILPNNKQTILPTKTEETMRSSRPSPSRLHTTIVGSERESWNIRLKVSLYRPHLPALHTTWMGGFKFLDAATPGEFYGGFLARPPCRVHRKAYEFSQKMPPVLQKGVCQHRILA